GCACTACAGCAGGAAGATTTCTCATGTTTTTTATTCATACACGAGAAAATGACACAAAAAAGAAACTTTTACAGATTTAAAAGAAAATATTCTTCAACCAAGTTTCGTTAACTATCCCGCCCGGGCACACTTTGTCTGATTTTTTTACTCTCCCACCACCACTTTCCCGTGTTGAATCCAACGAATCACTTCGGGGTACCATTTTTTCTCTAGGGTTTGAACCTTATCTTTTAAGGAGTCCGGGGTGTCATCCGGATCCACGGCCACCTCTTTTTGAACCACAATCGGCCCTTCGTCACACACTTCACTCACAAAGTGGATGGTCATACCCGTGACCTTATCTCCATTTTTGAGTACCTCTTCATGCACATTGAGGTCCATAGCTCCACCGCCGCCATATTTAGGAAGTAAGGCGGGGTGCACATTCAAGATGCGATTGCGGAAATGATCCACGAACGATTTGGTTAAGATGCGCATATAACCCACCAGCACAATTAGATCCACCTGATATTTCTCGAGAATTTCCTGCATGCGTTGGTCAAATTCTTCTC
The genomic region above belongs to Candidatus Gracilibacteria bacterium and contains:
- the purN gene encoding phosphoribosylglycinamide formyltransferase, which codes for MKKPFRIAVLASTRGTDLQAIIDELKADKLPGVELSVVLSNKKDCYALQRAREQGFKAIFVRTKGRTREEFDQRMQEILEKYQVDLIVLVGYMRILTKSFVDHFRNRILNVHPALLPKYGGGGAMDLNVHEEVLKNGDKVTGMTIHFVSEVCDEGPIVVQKEVAVDPDDTPDSLKDKVQTLEKKWYPEVIRWIQHGKVVVGE